One Natrinema marinum genomic window carries:
- the argC gene encoding N-acetyl-gamma-glutamyl-phosphate reductase — translation MAVGTETGADENAETVTASVIGGSGFTGGELLRLLAGHPNFEITEVTSRSKAGKSVGSVHPPLRGSDLRFTEPDDLASVDVLFAATPHGVSMGQIDEFFEIADTVVDLSADFRLESEAQYDEWYDGHEAPEYLEKAEYALPEINRENLAGAELIAGGGCNATATILGLYPLFEHDILEGGEQIVVDVKVGSSEGGAGGGEASSHPERSGVVRPYAPTGHRHEAEIEQFLDTSVAFTCHAVDMIRGASATNHVFPSSPVSKGDLWQAYRGCYEDEPFVRMAAGGSGVYRYPEPKAVAGTNLAEVGFELDPSNKRVVVFSAIDNMMKGSAGQAVHAANVALGLEETAGLEFTGLHPVGAP, via the coding sequence ATGGCGGTCGGCACCGAGACCGGCGCGGACGAGAACGCCGAGACGGTCACTGCAAGCGTCATCGGCGGCAGCGGCTTCACGGGCGGCGAACTCCTTCGCCTGCTCGCGGGCCACCCCAACTTCGAGATCACCGAGGTCACCAGCCGCTCGAAGGCCGGCAAGAGCGTCGGCTCCGTCCACCCGCCGCTGCGCGGGTCGGACCTGCGTTTTACGGAGCCCGACGATTTAGCGAGCGTCGACGTGCTGTTCGCGGCGACGCCCCACGGCGTTTCCATGGGCCAGATCGACGAGTTCTTCGAGATCGCGGATACGGTCGTCGACCTCTCGGCGGACTTCCGCCTCGAGAGCGAAGCCCAGTACGACGAGTGGTACGACGGCCACGAGGCCCCCGAATACCTGGAGAAGGCCGAGTACGCGCTCCCCGAAATTAATCGGGAGAACCTCGCGGGCGCCGAACTGATCGCCGGCGGCGGCTGTAACGCCACCGCCACCATTCTGGGGCTGTACCCGCTGTTCGAACACGACATCTTGGAGGGCGGCGAACAGATCGTCGTCGACGTGAAAGTGGGATCGTCGGAGGGCGGGGCCGGCGGCGGCGAGGCCTCGAGCCATCCCGAGCGCTCGGGCGTCGTCCGCCCCTACGCGCCGACGGGCCACCGCCACGAGGCCGAGATCGAGCAGTTCCTCGACACCTCGGTCGCCTTCACCTGCCACGCCGTGGACATGATCCGCGGCGCGAGCGCGACGAACCACGTCTTCCCCTCGAGCCCGGTCTCGAAGGGGGACCTCTGGCAGGCCTATCGGGGCTGCTACGAGGACGAGCCGTTCGTCCGCATGGCCGCCGGCGGCTCCGGCGTCTACCGCTACCCCGAGCCGAAGGCGGTCGCCGGCACCAACCTCGCCGAGGTTGGCTTCGAACTCGACCCCTCGAACAAGCGCGTCGTCGTCTTCTCGGCGATCGACAACATGATGAAAGGCTCCGCGGGACAGGCGGTCCACGCCGCCAACGTCGCGCTGGGGCTCGAGGAGACGGCCGGACTCGAGTTTACGGGGCTGCACCCCGTGGGGGCACCCTGA